Below is a window of Sulfurisphaera ohwakuensis DNA.
AGCTTTCTGATTATTGATACAGGGTTTTTTAGATACATAAGAAGTAAAAAATTGAACTTGAACTTAAAGGGAAAAACTCTTCAGATAGGTTCTCCGTTAATAAATGCCACGGTCACAGTTAGTAATGATTCAGCATATTTTTACGTTGATAACCTAGTGAATTCTGTTTACCCTCTTCCCTTTAGAGATAACTCTTTCGATAACGTGATTATTTCTGAGATCTTAGATTATGATATTATTAGAGAAGCATCAAGGGTCTTAAAGAATAATGGCAAGGGCTATTTAATTATTAATGCCTTTGATGGAGTTAGACCAGTAGAAGGTATAAGAGTCCTTTCAATCAGGTTTAATATTAAATTTGTAAGAGAGTTGGAAGGATTTTGGATAATTGAAGGCACAAAAAAGAATTAATACGAAAATAACTATATCAACTTATGAGTAAACTAATAAGCCTTGAAGAAGGCATAAAGCTAATTAAAGAAGGAGAAACAATTACCATAAGCGGTATGTCATTTCATAGGAATCCTATGGGGTTTATATACGAATTGGTGAAAAGTGGTGTTAAAAATTTAGGTTTCGTTGATAGAGAACCAGGTTTCGGTCTTGAAATACTTCTTAAATATGGAGTAGTAAGGAGAGTTAGGGCCCCAATGGTTACTTTAGAATGGTTTGGAATACCCCCGTATTTTAGAAGGAAAGTCGAACAAGGAGAGATTGAATATTTGGAAGATACTTGTGGAGCCTTTATAGCCGGAATAAGAGCAGGCGCTTTTGGAGTCCCTTTTATGCCAGTTAAAGGAATAATAGGTTCGGATTTAGTAAAATTACATGAAAAAGTTGGTAGTTGGAAAGTAATTGAAGACCCATTTACTAATGAGAAAATCGTCCTAGTTAAAGCAATAATTCCAGATGTTGCCATAATTCATGTTCATAAGGCTGATGAAGAAGGAAATGCTGAGATTTTAGGCCCATTATATGAGGACGAATACAAGGCTAAAGCCGCAAAGAAAGTAATAATAACTGCTGAAGAGATAGTACCTAAATCTTATTTTTATGGAAAAAGACCAACAATAAACGCTGAATATGTTACAGCAGTAATTCATTTACCTAGAGGTGCGGAACCAACAAGTATGTTTGGATTATATGATGTTAATTGGGAAAAGATAATTGAGGAACTACAGCCAATTGGTTAAGAGAGCGGAAAGGCTTTAACTCTATAAGAACTCATAATCCTTCTAAAGCCGACCTAAGATTATAGGGATCAACTTTATTTATAAAATTCAAATCTTCCTGAGTAACTTCTACTTTTCCTACATTTTCACATATAATATCGAAATCCGTATTATCTTTTATTACATTACAATTACTCCACGGATATACATGAGTTACAATCCATCTTTTAAACCCTCTATCATATTTCATTATACCTAAGTTAGTTACTAGAAAAACATTATTATTCGAATATTTAGCGGTACCTGTGATAAAATCAACTTTCTTTACTAGTGAACGTTTTGAATGTTTTAGATTCCAAAGTATCACTTTTTTTGCTAAAGGCATTAGATATGCTGTTGCTGCACCTCCTGTAAGTCTAACTTTTGGTTTTTCATAACTTCCAATAACTGAAAGATTTACGTTTGTTTCTTCATCTATTTGTACTGGTCCTAGAAACATTACGTCTAATAAACCTTTTTGAAATAAATCAAACGAATCAGCAGTTATCATTACTGGGGCTTCTTCAGAATAAAATGGATTACCAGTAGAAGGGGAAATGGAAACGCTTTTTGGGTTATCAGCTTCTGCAACTCCCAAAATCCTTATTTTCTTATTGTAAACATCTCGAGCTAGAAAAGCACCAAGAATTGCTGGAATAGAATTTAATCCTATGTATACTTTTTCTCCATCCTCTAAAAGTAACGAAATAGCTTTACTTACATGTTCAATTATCATGGGAAAATATAAACCTACACTAGTTTTAATTTTTTATTACCTTGCGAAAGTGTTCAAGGGATATTCTTACGGTTAGGTTTGTTAAAGGCTTAACATATATTGTATCTTAAACACTAGGTTTTTATTTTCAACATCTAACTATATCATATGAAGGTTTATAAATATGGGGACTATTATTTCGGTGGAGTAAGCCACGTTGTACCAGGTTATTTTCAAGATGTAGTATTTGTGTATAAAAATGGAAATAATTGGACTTCAATTAGTGCAGAAAGATTTAAAACAAATGATTCAAATTTAAATTTAATAAAAGAAAAAATTAAATATGCTACGCATGAGGATGATCTAATAAAGGCTGTTAATGAATTAAGAAAAATAGGTATTACGATTGAGGAGGTAAATAAACCACCTTTCCCAGAAAAATTACTTGAGGGAAAGAAAAAGATACAAGCAGAATTCGATTAATCAGCCCCTGGTTCGTCATCAATATTCAGCCCCGCAGAGTTTCCTCATTATTTAAATATAACCGATTCTACTTTTAAATTCATGTATAGTTTATTTAGGCAAGGTACACAAAAAGAAAGTGGAGAAGATGTATTAAGATCTAATATATTAGCTGTAAGAACCCTATCAGAAATGCTAAAAAGTAGCTTAGGTCCTAGAGGACTAGATAAAATGCTTATAAGCTCAACAAACGATGTAACAGTAACAAATGATGGAGTTACAATAGTTAAAGAAATGGATGTACAGCACCCAGCAGCAAAATTAGTTGTTGAAGCAGCAAAAGCTCAAGATACTCAAGTAGGAGACGGAACAACATCTGCTGTAGTATTAACTGGTTTCTTACTCGAACAGGCTGAGAAACTTTTAGATCAAAAAGTCCATCCAACAATTATTATTGAAGGATATAAAAGAGCTTCAGATATAATTCTTAATCATAGTAAAGAAGTTGCAATAAAAATAAACACTTCAGATAAAGATTATTTAAGAAAAGTTACTTATACTTCATTATCAAGTAAATTCTTCTCTGGTGAATCTACACTTAACAAAATCATAGATATTTCAATAGACGCTGTAGTTTCTATAGCTAAAAAACAAGACTCGTCTTATAACATAGATCTTTCTGATATAAAATTTGTAAAGAAAAGAGGAGAGAGCGTAGATGAAACAGAACTTATAAGAGGTTTTGTCCTAGACAAAGAAGTCGCTCATGAAGGTATGCCAAAAAGAATAGAAAAAGCTAAGATAGCTATAATTGATTTTCCACTAGAAGTTGAAAAACCAGAAATATCTGCAAAAATGAGCTTTACATCACCAGATCAGATAAGAGAGGCATTAGAAGAGCAATCAAAATATGTTAAGTCCTTAGTAGATGCTTTAGTGAATGCTGGGGCAAACGTTATTGTTTCTCAAAAAGGTATGGATGATATAGCCTCTTACTTTATGGCTAAAAAGAGAATTATAGGGATTAAGAATGTGAGCAGAAGTGATTTAGAGAAACTAGCAAAATCTGTTGGGGCAAAAATA
It encodes the following:
- the thsA gene encoding thermosome subunit alpha: MYSLFRQGTQKESGEDVLRSNILAVRTLSEMLKSSLGPRGLDKMLISSTNDVTVTNDGVTIVKEMDVQHPAAKLVVEAAKAQDTQVGDGTTSAVVLTGFLLEQAEKLLDQKVHPTIIIEGYKRASDIILNHSKEVAIKINTSDKDYLRKVTYTSLSSKFFSGESTLNKIIDISIDAVVSIAKKQDSSYNIDLSDIKFVKKRGESVDETELIRGFVLDKEVAHEGMPKRIEKAKIAIIDFPLEVEKPEISAKMSFTSPDQIREALEEQSKYVKSLVDALVNAGANVIVSQKGMDDIASYFMAKKRIIGIKNVSRSDLEKLAKSVGAKIITTIKDVSPDDLGYAEVVEERKIGNSKAVFFEGAKQGDAVTILIRGSSDIVMDELERSFQDSLNTVKNVLQYPYVVAGGGAFEMEMALKLREEARKIGGKEQLAVEAYADALEEFAITLAETAGLDSVDALVQLRNLHSKGLRNAGINVESGKVEEDMAKIGVLDPLIVKEQVIKSSTEAATAILKIDDYIAAAPAKPQPQQGGEGGGMMPGMMG
- a CDS encoding CoA-transferase subunit beta — translated: MIIEHVSKAISLLLEDGEKVYIGLNSIPAILGAFLARDVYNKKIRILGVAEADNPKSVSISPSTGNPFYSEEAPVMITADSFDLFQKGLLDVMFLGPVQIDEETNVNLSVIGSYEKPKVRLTGGAATAYLMPLAKKVILWNLKHSKRSLVKKVDFITGTAKYSNNNVFLVTNLGIMKYDRGFKRWIVTHVYPWSNCNVIKDNTDFDIICENVGKVEVTQEDLNFINKVDPYNLRSALEGL
- a CDS encoding CoA transferase subunit A; translation: MSKLISLEEGIKLIKEGETITISGMSFHRNPMGFIYELVKSGVKNLGFVDREPGFGLEILLKYGVVRRVRAPMVTLEWFGIPPYFRRKVEQGEIEYLEDTCGAFIAGIRAGAFGVPFMPVKGIIGSDLVKLHEKVGSWKVIEDPFTNEKIVLVKAIIPDVAIIHVHKADEEGNAEILGPLYEDEYKAKAAKKVIITAEEIVPKSYFYGKRPTINAEYVTAVIHLPRGAEPTSMFGLYDVNWEKIIEELQPIG
- a CDS encoding methyltransferase domain-containing protein gives rise to the protein MKYLELLPSDAKTLKQSLSAIYHNDGKKEEIDLSYSKISQITSDNYDFIFSHKLLNGEALILKNITSFLIIDTGFFRYIRSKKLNLNLKGKTLQIGSPLINATVTVSNDSAYFYVDNLVNSVYPLPFRDNSFDNVIISEILDYDIIREASRVLKNNGKGYLIINAFDGVRPVEGIRVLSIRFNIKFVRELEGFWIIEGTKKN